A genomic segment from Salvia splendens isolate huo1 chromosome 13, SspV2, whole genome shotgun sequence encodes:
- the LOC121761253 gene encoding cysteine proteinase inhibitor 5-like encodes MASSMTVTTSFFGGAVATKPATATTRRSQLAVRAMNLEKAVAETTNTRRGLMLAGMAAAAVSSFSKAAMAEPLVGGWTPQNPKAPEYFQVATFAVSEANKRINEAFLPLTLESVLKVETQVVSGLNYRLILTARDQRPKSNNYEAIVFSQAAPTSLQLTSFNPLLK; translated from the exons ATGGCATCATCCATGACCGTGACCACCTCGTTCTTTGGTGGCGCCGTCGCCACGAAGCCGGCCACGGCCACCACCCGTCGCAGCCAGCTGGCGGTGAGGGCGATGAACTTGGAGAAGGCGGTGGCAGAGACCACCAACACGAGGCGGGGCCTCATGTTGGCGGGGATGGCCGCCGCAGCAGTGTCGTCCTTCTCGAAAGCCGCGATGGCCGAACC GTTAGTAGGCGGGTGGACGCCGCAGAATCCCAAAGCACCGGAGTATTTTCAAGTGGCGACATTCGCGGTGTCGGAAGCAAACAAACGGATTAATGAGGCCTTCTTGCCCTTGACTCTGGAGTCTGTGTTAAAGGTTGAGACGCAGGTGGTGTCTGGTTTGAATTACAGGCTGATTCTCACCGCGAGGGATCAACGTCCCAAATCCAACAACTACGAGGCCATTGTTTTCTCCCAGGCCGCGCCGACATCCCTACAGCTTACTTCCTTCAATCCACTTCTTAAATAG
- the LOC121761316 gene encoding cysteine proteinase inhibitor 1-like translates to MASSMTLTASFFGGAKPAAVTTPRSQLAVTASMDLEKAVAETTNTRRGLVLAAVAAAAAVPSIAKVAMADDDKTLLGGWRPVADPSAPEIFLIAVFAVSEHNKQKNASLVVESVLKAETQVVKGVNLRLVIVAKDSKTGRSNNYLAIVYGQNVPTSIQLTSFDPLLR, encoded by the exons ATGGCATCATCCATGACCTTGACCGCCTCCTTCTTTGGTGGCGCGAAGCCGGCCGCGGTCACAACCCCTCGCAGCCAGCTCGCGGTGACGGCTTCGATGGACTTGGAGAAGGCGGTGGCAGAGACCACCAACACGAGGCGGGGTCTCGTGCTGGCAGCTGTGGCTGCTGCAGCAGCAGTGCCATCCATCGCGAAAGTTGCTATGGCCGACGATGATAAAAC GTTACTAGGTGGCTGGAGGCCTGTCGCAGATCCAAGTGCACCGGAGATTTTTCTAATCGCGGTATTCGCGGTGTCGGAACACAACAAACAGAAGAATGCGTCCTTGGTTGTGGAGTCTGTGCTAAAGGCTGAGACGCAGGTGGTCAAAGGTGTGAATCTCAGGCTCGTTATCGTCGCCAAGGATAGTAAAACCGGCCGCTCCAACAACTACCTCGCCATTGTTTACGGCCAGAACGTGCCTACATCGATACAGCTCACTTCCTTCGACCCGCTTCTTCGCTAG
- the LOC121761152 gene encoding cysteine proteinase inhibitor 1-like codes for MASSMTLTASFFGGAVAAKPASSTTRRGPLAVRASMDLEKSVAESSNTRRGIVMAAVGAAAVSSVAKVASADDTNNTTIGGWRPVVADTSEIFLIAVFAVSEYNKQNNGSLVLESVLRAEVQVVKGVNCRLVVVARDSKTGRSNNYQAVVYGQNVPTTIQLSSFVALLR; via the exons ATGGCATCATCCATGACCTTGACCGCCTCGTTCTTTGGTGGCGCCGTCGCCGCGAAGCCGGCCTCCTCCACCACCCGTCGCGGCCCGCTTGCCGTGAGGGCCTCGATGGACTTGGAGAAGTCGGTGGCCGAGAGCAGCAACACGAGACGGGGCATCGTGATGGCGGCCGTGGGCGCAGCAGCAGTGTCATCCGTCGCGAAAGTCGCATCGGCCGACGATACTAATAACAC GACGATCGGAGGGTGGAGGCCGGTCGTAGCAGATACATCGGAGATTTTTCTAATCGCGGTATTCGCGGTGTCGGAATACAACAAACAGAACAATGGGTCCTTGGTTTTGGAGTCTGTGTTAAGGGCTGAAGTGCAGGTGGTCAAAGGTGTGAATTGCAGGCTCGTGGTCGTCGCCAGGGATAGTAAAACCGGCCGCTCCAACAACTACCAAGCCGTTGTTTACGGCCAGAACGTGCCTACAACGATACAGCTCTCTTCCTTCGTGGCACTTCTTCGCTAG
- the LOC121760965 gene encoding zinc finger MYM-type protein 1-like gives MQGLPFRGHDESEESLNQGNFLEFLKVISSCNEEIASVVLKNAPDNLKLTSPDIQRDIINAFAVETTKAIVHDMRSEFFSILVDECRDVSVKEQMGVVVRYVDKNGCVIERFLGVVHVSDTTATSLEKALDYLLSTYDLSISSLRGQGYDGASNMRGEFNGLKSLILKRNSSAYYVHCFAHQLQLTIVAVAKKHKIVGSFYNSISRLCNTVGGSCKRRDILREKQRENIIKEIASDEISTGRGLNQELCGENGHDDSIRVEADDVLEIINSFEFVFVLHLMKQILGITHELSQVLQKKDQDIVNAMNLVKVAKSRLQIMREKDWDVLLADVSKFCSKYELDVLDMEDEFVARKKGRRRAEKMKNLHYYRVELFCSVIDLQAQELNQRFDEVNTDLVLCMSCFDPRDLFSAFDLEKLLRLARYYPSEFSEVALSELKSQLENFIFDVRIDEKFSQISGISGLAQKMVSTRKHEVFPMVYSLVKLSLILPVATASVERAFSAMKIIKTSLRNSMGDQLLNDCLVPYIEKDVFVKVTNETIMQRFQKMNNRRQML, from the exons ATGCAAGGATTGCCTTTCCGCGGTCATGATGAGTCAGAAGAATCATTAAATCAAGGTAATTTTCTTGAGTTCTTGAAAGTTATTTCTTCTTGCAATGAAGAGATAGCTAGTGTTGTGCTAAAAAATGCTCCAGACAATCTCAAACTTACATCACCAGATATTCAGAGAGATATTATAAATGCATTTGCTGTTGAGACAACGAAAGCTATTGTACATGATATGAGAAGTGAATTTTTCTCCATATTAGTTGATGAGTGTCGAGATGTATCTGTCAAAGAGCAAATGGGTGTTGTGGTGCGATATGTGGACAAGAATGGATGTGTTATAGAACGTTTTCTTGGTGTTGTTCATGTTAGTGATACAACTGCAACCTCACTTGAGAAAGCACTTGATTATTTGTTATCTACTTATGATTTAAGTATATCTAGTTTGAGAGGTCAAGGATATGATGGCGCAAGCAACATGAGAGGAGAATTCAATGGGTTGAAGAGTTTGATACTCAAGAGAAATTCCAGTGCTTATTATGTACATTGCTTTGCTCATCAGCTTCAGCTCACGATTGTTGCTGTTgctaaaaaacataaaattgtcGGATCTTTTTATAATTCTATCTCTCGTTTGTGTAATACTGTTGGAGGTTCTTGTAAGCGCAGAGATATACTTCGGGAGAAACAGAGAGAGAATATTATTAAAGAGATTGCAAGTGATGAAATAAGCACAGGAAGAGGACTAAATCAAGAAT TATGTGGGGAGAATGGTCATGACGATTCAATAAGGGTTGAAGCTGATGATGTGCtagaaattataaatagttttgAGTTTGTCTTTGTGTTACATCTTATGAAGCAAATCTTGGGAATCACACATGAACTCTCCCAAGTGCTACAAAAGAAAGATCAAGACATTGTTAATGCGATGAATCTTGTCAAGGTAGCAAAATCACGTCTGCAAATAATGAGGGAAAAAGATTGGGATGTATTGCTTGCTGATGTTTCTAAGTTTTGTAGCAAATATGAACTGGATGTGCTTGACATGGAAGATGAGTTTGTAGCTCGAAAAAAAGGAAGACGTAGAgctgagaaaatgaagaatctcCACTATTATCGAGTTGAGCTCTTTTGTTCTGTTATTGACTTGCAAGCTCAAGAGTTGAATCAACGTTTTGATGAAGTCAACACAGACTTAGTTTTATGCATGTCATGTTTTGATCCTAGGgatttattttctgcatttgattTGGAGAAGCTGCTTCGTCTTGCACGGTATTATCCTTCTGAATTTTCTGAAGTTGCTTTGTCCGAGCTTAAAAGTCAACTTGAGAACTTTATTTTCGATGTGCGCATAGATGAAAAGTTTTCACAAATATCAGGAATCAGTGGTCTTGCTCAAAAGATGGTTTCTACAAGGAAACATGAAGTTTTTCCAATGGTTTATTCATTAGTTAAGTTGTCATTGATCTTACCAGTTGCCACTGCATCAGTAGAAAGAGCCTTTTCAGCAATGAAGATCATCAAGACTTCTCTACGTAATAGCATGGGAGACCAACTATTGAATGATTGCTTAGTTCCTTATATCGAAAAGGATGTGTTTGTTAAAGTTACCAATGAAACTATTATGCAGCGGTTTCAGAAGATGAATAATAGAAGACaaatgttatga